aatTATTCTCTTCAGAAAAGCAGTAATGTCTAACTCAGTTTGCCGAAGCTCCCGGAAAGGCCCAAAGGGAAGGTAGTAGAGCCACGGGCAGATGTTGACCAGGATCATGTAGCTGTTCACACTCAGCTCCAGGGCACGGGCCATGTTCTTCAGCATTGTCTTGAATTCATCATCTTCATAGTTAAAACGCTTGCCAAAGGCCATGGAACAGATGACATTGGACACCGCGTTGCGAATGATTGGGAAGGGATTAAATGAATCCTTTCCATGCTTCAGCATTTCCTCCTTTACAAAGTTCAGCTCCTCGATGATTTTAGGCTCTAGGCTGTGTCTCCCTACTCCAAAATGACGCAGTGTTGACAGAGAAAATTTCCTCTGTTGCTTCCAGACAGGGCCATAAGGTGCAAAAATAACacctgaaagaaaaagggagagactGAAACCGAAATGCCCAATTTTCAATTAGAAACAGTTAGCCATGCCTGCAACTCAAGAgccagaaaagaaggaaattataCACAGCAAATCTCTCCCAAGCACCTGTCTAGgagataaaggaaaaacacaaggCTCGTTATTATAGCTTTTGGATATCCTgtccctgcttttcctcatcACTGAAATGAATATCCCAAGTTACATCACTAGTTTCATTAGACTTTGCGTGAAATAAATAGATGGAGAAGAGGGAACAGTTGGTCTGGGATTTATATTAGATATAGTCTTTTCTCCCCAATGTCCTGAAACATGAACTTCTTCAGCAAGGCataacagaaaacattaaaacacaAACTGATTTGCATTTTTCCCTTCATGTTATACAAACTTCTCAATACTTTTTGCAAGTGTGTCTATTACATGCAAGCTTTATCTTAAAGTTATAATAAAATACAGGATACtcacactgcaggaaaaaactGGGAAGGTGTAAAGAGGTTCAGAGACACTTGGCAAAATCCTGCTTGATATGCATCTCAACAGTTTTGATGCCTGTAGGCACTTGTTCTGCATGATTGTGTCATTATGAAACACCATTTAAATTAAATCCCCATTACTCACTTTCAAACAGAAACATCTCTTATGTTGAATTAAAAGACCACACCAAAGACACCACAGGGTAACAAATACACAACCTGCAATTTCTAATGTACTCCATGGTTAACCTGAGAAAGTTTAGTCATCAAACATGATCTAGTTCTGGATTTGTTCTTCTAGTAAAACgataccactttttttttctggaaaccAAAAGTTACCTTGTAAAAGCAACATCAGTTCTTCTTTCAATTGCAAACCTTAAAGTTGaatttaaaaggagaaatggCCATAAGAAAATAGAAGTAGTACATAAATACTAGAAGATGCATCATGTTTCAATACTTAACATTTCTTATATTTCTATTACAAGTTACTGTTCCAAGTCATTAATGCTAAAAGAATACAAACACATGACCTAGCTTCAAATGTCCTAAACAAGAATATTAGGAAGAATCAGGACAAGCTCAGAATCAGCTGAATTTCATCTTCTCTGCATGAAGACATTCCTCAGGCAATCTATTCAAATGCCCTTCAAATCTATTCCTGGCCCTTCAAAAAATAGAACCAAACAGAACCGAAATCTTTCCAGATTTCCTCTCTCAACTGTTTCCTGTTAGCATTGGTGTCCTGAAGTAGGTTAAGTGAAAAAAACAGGAGTATTTGGGGCTGAATTTGGCCAAGAACCAAGAACCCTGGGTCTCCAGGGATTGTGGCTGGGTTGCGAAAGAAACATGGAtttcttgaaacaaaacaaagttatCACTGTTTCTATCCTGCAACAAATATCTCCAAAACAGGCTATGCATCCACAgtctcttcccctttttttttcttttttttttggttaggaAAATTACTTTCATAAACAAAACAGACCTATTGTCTTGAATGTAAAAGAGACTTGCCTAGGCCCACAGAAAAGCTAACACCAACAACAAACGTCCCCACATGCAGTGAGTCTCTCCAGCAGTCCTGCAGACAGCATTGGTGTTTACTGATGTCCCCAGatcccaaactgctgcagaatACTAACAGCTGATGTGTAAATTGGGAAAGAATTACATAGAATACAGATTAAGGAAGAAGAAGAGCATAAAGACAGAACAatagaggaaagagaagaaagcaaactcTCAACGGCATCCCTACCAGGCTACAATAATGGAATAGTCCTCTGctgatttcaaagaaaatctgCCTGCCCTAAAAAGCCAAGTTATTCAGCACAGACACCtctactcttaaaaaaaaaaaacaaacaacaaaaacaacctcccctgtaaagaaattaaagcaaagaaaaacaaaacaaaacaacaacaacaaaaaaacaaccctgaaGGTCATACAATAATAAATTCTGGAGCAACAACAACCAGGACTTCATGCTCACTAGAGAGGCCTAATTTCTATGAGCTGATAATGAAACCATTTCAATCAACCAACAAACTCAGAAAACCAGAGAGTTCATTTTATTCCCCCTTTTTAcgcaaaaaaaaatttaaatcctcACAAGAAGCAAAGGCTTACTTACTCTCCTCCATCCCCCACATTTTTTACTGCTAGCTCTAGAGCTGCTACCATACTGGGAACATTGACAAACACAGCACTCATAACATTTAATAACATTCAACTTCTGTGTTGCCAGATGTCCACATGTGGATATGCACAGGGCAGGGCTATAAAGGCAGACAACCACTCTGACTCCATGTACTCTGCAGATTCAGTCTTTGCTACCTCTTGTAGCTATAGAATACGAAAAactaaaatactaaaattagACCACAGAAATGCCTTGTTTCTCCCCAGTCTActacttctctttctgcagacATATGTGATGACGAATTAAGAATCAAGAACTGACTACTATCTTCTCCCTTAAGTTCTTATGGCATTTTGTATCCAGCCAAGAAGGCCTCCCTTACTTGCTAATCAAGTTGCTGAAATGTAGTATTTGCCATTTCTGATACTTCTACCTGCTCTCCCCCAggcacaatttttttctttgcatcttACATGCAACAGAACCCCACAGCTGACATAAGCCACTCTTTCTTCCATACCACACCTGGCAGGGCAGCTCAAGATAAAGACAAAACTATACCAGCAAACGTAGCTTCCAAGAAAATATCTCTGTATTCATACCACAATAGCTCACTTACAAAATGAAGGAACCCAAAGAACCCAAGGACATGCAGGAACCCAAAATGGACACTAAACCTCCCAGAGCTGTAGTACCCAAATCTGAGTGGTAGAGCTGAAGTTACCCATCATCCTGCCCTTACTGTTTCCTTTCCTACTACATACTaacactgctgctgtcctgaCCTGAAGAAACATCTCACCCACAAACTCCTGAAATTATCACCCAAACCCATCTTAAGAGGCCTCCAGTTTGAGTGCTGTAACCCATCTGCCTCCTCCAcgaaccacagaaaaaaaagcaacactcGTTAGCACAAGCACAGCATGGCAGAGGCTCAGTCATCTCCTcatgccaccaccaaacccaaggcagcacagggacagcatcTGCAGCTTCCACTGGCATTTGGAGAACCAGCTTGCAGGGGGCAGTGGCCCCACTGCCCATATTCACCCTTTGTGCACTCAGAGCACACCAGTCCTCTGACTCACTCTACAATACTCCTACATCTAGGGCAATCCAGCATGCTGCTAACATGAGCACTGTGGAACAGCTGGGGATGTTTTATGGACCACTGGGCAGCCCTGATGCTGCAGTCctcctggctgagcacagctACGGTGATCATACAGataaaaccaaacccagagcAACACAATGTCCCTGCCACAGCGCAACACAGACAGGCACCATGCTGGGCTTGCTTGCAGCATGCTCTGGCTATGGACAACAGGTTCCTGGTATGTCCAACTCTCCTGGAGCACCCACTGGTGgaagctgccagctgccctggctaCTCTTTGCTTCACAATATCCAAAAACGTCTGATAAAGAACAAGATACATATGAAATCCACAGcattgaaggaaaaacaaatttacCATGAGGCTGAACATGAGGTTTTACAGCACTGCTAAAATTATCTAactcctcttcccctttcctcctccagTTCTTGCTGAAGTACTGTACCTAAAAATACTCACGTATGATAACAATGTGTCAGTAAGATCTGTCTTAGAACAATATCATTAAACCAACTCAATtcatcatttattttctttattctttaaacTGATTTCAGCAATGGTATCTGATGGCATTTAAATAAACATGATCTAGGTCCTTCACTTTCTTCTCTTTACTAGGGCAATTCTGGtatagggaaaaaagaaagataaatgtttcatgcatttaaaaaccAGATTTCCCCATccttggagaaaataaaaataggtaAGTTTCACAATCAGCTAGCCTAATCACTAACAAGCCTTCTGGGGTCCACCTCCTAAACTGAAAAAGGGTAAGTATATTTCTATAAGAACAGAGATCAGTAATGACCTAAAAACtaaacatgaagaaattctACCTGCAGTATTGTCAGCATGTGTTTAAACCCCTCATtgcctttttcctgcaaaagCTAGGAACTCTCCTTTGGactcttaaaaaagaaaagacaaccAAACCCAAATACACTCAGTAAGTTTTGACAAGCAGAATAACACATTTGCAAATATCTCAGCAACAGTAGCTTGCGCACGGAAAACGGGGACTGCGCAGCCATGGGACTCCACAGAAGCCTGATTTCTGCCACCGCTACCTTGGTAAGACCTGGGGGAGTGCTCAGTTTCCTACCACTGCCCAAGTACTTGAAATTTCTTCCCCTCATACAGCCAAAATCAGAAAGCCCCGCGGTGACGGACCAGCTGTGCCTTAGCCCCTGCACAAATGGCAGTCACAGAAAcaatgaggttggaaaagaggTTGATTCCAACCCATGACCGAACACCACCCTGTGAACGGgaccacagcactgagtgccacatccagcctttccataaacacctccagggacggtgaTTCCACCATCCCCCTGTGCAGTCCATTCCACTGTCAAACCACCCTTTCTGCgaagaaattcctcctcatGCCCAACTtaaacttcccctggtgcaacttgagaccatttcctcttgtcctatccCTTATTACCCAGGAGACCAACCCCGCCCTGGCTACAAGCCCTTTTCAGGCAGTTGGAGAGGGAGATAAGGCCTTCCCTTGAGCCTCCCCTTCTCCAATCTAaaccaccccagcagctcctcagtccCTTTACTGTACACACAGCTAAAGGGATGGGGCACTTCAGGCACCCAGAGATGCTCCGTGGTGCACGGCACCGCACTGCCAACTTCGCGGGGATGCTGCACCTCAAGGGCAGGGCGAGTTCCTCTCAGTCAGCAGCAGGGCGAGGGACACACGCGAGGAGCAAAAAAGCAAGTAAACGGTTCAGTCCATAATTCGTGGGAGTTAGCTATAAATTTCGGCGGAGCAGCCCCGGTCCCGAGCAGCTCCCGCTCCGCATCGCTCCGAAGCATCACCCCCGGCCATCACCGGGCGTGCGGCAGCTCCCCGGGCGGCACTCGGGGCGTCCCCGGGCACTTACCCTTGTGGTGGGTGATCATGAGGACGATGGGCACGGAGGGCCGGTCGCTGAACACCTCCGCCTTCTGCACCAGCGCCTCCCGCACCGCCCCGAAAGTGTTGAGGATGATGAATGGGCGGTTGCCCACGAAGAGCCGGAAGATGCTGCCGTACATCTTGGTGAGGCCGGTGAGGAAGACATGGGGCGAGAAGGCGGGGGAGAGCCGGTCGCCCTTTACATCCACCGCCCACCTGCGCAGCAGCGGAGGCGGCAGAAGGGCGAAGGCGAAGTTGCCCACGAGCGGCCAGggcgcggggcccggcggcAGCCCCGACagcgcccgcggccgccgccgcagcAGCCAGAAGCAGCCGAGCCAGCACAcggccaccagcagcagctcggTGGCCGTGGGCGGCCGCAGCAGCCACGTCCGAGCTTCCGCGCTCGTCCCCGCCATCTCCCCGGGCAGCGGGACCGCCGGCCTCGCCTCGCCGCCGGCGCGTAGCGGTTTAAGAtggcgggggcgggcgggaggcgAGGCCCGCGGCGGCCTGACCCCGGCCCGCCGGGCCTGTGGGCGGggagcgggcccggccccggcaccgcccccgcGCCCGCAAGACGCGACGGAGCCGAGTTCAGGACGGATTAAACATGAACCGCGTGTCCTGCTCgtgtgaaaaaaaccaacaataacaacaaaagtGAGcgctcctccccagccccccgcAGGACTTGCTTTCAAATGCTTCTTACGCAAATAGCTATTTTTTTAGCGGTTTagaagggaaggaaatgcaGATGACCCTTTTTCCCCGTTCCCAAACACACAAACTCGGCTCTAGGTCCCCTGCTTGGCAAATGCAGAACAGCGCAGAGAGGCTTCGAAGAGGGACACTTAAATTTTAGAGCAAAAAGACATGTAGCTCTCCTTCTTTCCCtcaaataaaatagtaataaaaaaccccaaacacagacacaaaaacccaaaacacaccCGAACACCCCAATCCCCCAAACCCATTCTGAACTGGTTTTGAGGGTGACTTCCCCCTCCCTCTAGTAAACACCTTAGCGCACTTTTCCCAGCTGATCAGCAACATAAAATTTAACCAACCCCCAGAGAGGTAATTAAACGTCAAAAAAAAGCCGCTGTTTGGTCTTCCCAATAATTTACTGCAGCATCAGAGGGTCTAGTAAGTGCTCTTGATATACCCtaacagagaaaattattcatGTTTTGCCCACAGTGCTCCTTCTATAAAGCGatccccaaaaacaaaacaatggaCAGAATCGTCCGGAAAAGGGAGCTTTCCCATTAAAAAGGGTTTTGCtaaacaaactttttttaaacagttgaACATTCAGTAAAGATAGTGACAAGCTGCTCATAAAATAGTGGCTGAACTGTATTACAAAGGTTTTATTGCAATTATACAGAAGTTACAGCAATTTCAGAAATACACAAAGCTTTGGATGGTCAAGGTCAGTTTTCCTCTGAGCAATTAAGGCAACTGTCTCTTTAATCTAAACAGCAAGTGGACATTTTACCAGCCATGGattgaacaaaacagaaaaactaaaaacagATTTTGACTGGCAGAATAGaatgcagcttttattttgtcCATATCTGGCAGAAATTCAGCAGCTAATTACAAAGTATACAAATAAAATGCatctattagaaaaaaatatataaaaacagatgaaaattttGCTGAactaaagatattttaaatctgAGTCTCTAGAAAAGTCTAAGTTCTGTAGTGTGAAAATAAGAAGCTAAGGTATTCAGCACAGCTGAAACACATTActgtttttgtctgttttctttgtacAAGAGTAATCTAGCCTCACTTCCTTCTCAGTCTAGTCAAGAAGCTGaactagatttaaaaaatgcctttcttcCCTATGTATGCAGCTAAAAGTTTGGTTTCAGTGGCATATGGCCAATTCTAGGATGTCCAGAGATTAAATTGCACATTAATTTTGATagaaaatgtgattaatttcaaaattttaagtGAGAAAACATAACTTTTCCTCTAACATACCAGTACGTAAGCGGATATTTCAAGTTAAAATAATAGCTGTTGCAACATTAAAATCAGTTTCTCCAATTTAAATTAGAACCAAATAGCCTGTTTTTAAAGCATGAAATTAACAGCAAAACATATCCAAGTACTTTACTAATACTCTGCATACCCCTAATAACTACATATACAAGCTTTAGCACTACAGTACTTTCCATGGAAATCCTTCCTGTTCAGTCCTAGCATCAGTGTAATAAAAAACACACCCCCTTTAATTCTGCACTTAAGGAAACACCATTCTTCAAACTCTTTTACCCCGAACTGAGTAATCAAAGCATTTGGTGACTCCACTTTTAACAGGCAAAAAAATAGCCCCACCTaacaagcaagcaaaaatcCCCACCAGAGTAAAGACTATAatgaaaaaagcattaaaaatggaataattcAAAGGAACTAATTTTTCCTTAAGGATAACCAAGTTACAGAGTTAAGGCCCAAGCAGAAGCATTGGAAGTTTATTTAACACAGTAAACTCTCAAAAGTAACATAATATTCTTCGCTCACACTTAGTCTTTGAATCTTATCAAGGCTTCGGACTGTTGACCAGCTGTTCCATGCAGCTGCTGACTTAGCACCCATTCTCTTCAAGTATGGGCTGTGGTTTTATGATTTATTTGAGCTTGCATGCAACATTTGGATTTTTACTTCCACAGGCActttatgaataaaaaatacTCTCCTCATCAAAAGcacattgaaaatatttgaaagttcTGAGTTACACTAGTGCACTGAAACATGTTTCTGTAACATAGCAGctaaagctaaaaaaacccacttttgGTCAAGTGCACGTCACATGCTCacaaaggttttgtttttgcagggCATAGAAACATGCAGCCATTTGCCTTTTACTGTTTCTCTAAGtattgcaccttttttttttttgtaaattaaaaaaatacaatccattttctctgaagcatctagtaattaaaacaagaaaaatatatttccatgtGGCTTGGGACTATTATGGATGACTTTGTAGGAAGACAATCCAGACTATTGTTATTAGACTACCCACCTTCACTCAACACAAACCCCACCCAGCCCCGGTTTTATCCTAGACGGTGGGCttgtttctgctttaaattaaGTTACTCTAAATATGGAATATTCTTTGCACTGATATAGAAGTTCCATCAAATAGATCTTAGAGAAGCCCATTTACTTCTTGAAGTACTAGGTGGAAGTGATTAAAGAGAATTTATTCTAGTATATGAAGCATAGCAGCTTGGGGTACAATcatttcagagcagaggggtgtgctgcagtgccaccagtgcACCTGGGCACGGCACTTCACGTGGCCAGATGAATTAAGGGCATCATGCTTACCTAAGAGCTGACTCCAGCAGGATTGCCACACCTGTCACAGGCAGATACTTCACAACTGTAAGCTCACAAGTAAGGGGCCTTCAACAAGAACTAAAGGCTCAGTATCCTCTGTGGATAGAAAGTGTAGGTACTGCTGCCCAAAAATGCCTCTTGGAAAGATATGGAAGTGCACTGTCCATTATATACAATAAAATCACAACCAAAGGTGGGGGGAAAGGCAACAACTTCTGCAACAGAAGGCACAAGatagtttttcattttaagaaaaagttGCTTGTGAAGCCTTCaaaaaaagctagaaaattactttgttgTTTCACAATCTAAACAATCTAGTTTAAGGTTCTCACACATGTTCTTACAATGTCCTACTGTGAACTGCCTTGACAATTATGTTGTTTCACTTCTGTTCTTTAGACAGCTACATGGTCACCTCCATCCCAAgctgtttggatttttaaaaatttcaccAAAATATACATCTACTCTGTGTAATCAGTGTCCTCCTAATACAGCTTTGTCCATTTCACATCCTCTCCCTCTGTCTCCAAGGCTTCAAAAGTGATGGCAAAGTcagagaattattttattaaaactaCTAGCCTGTCCCTTAATCCTACCTAGTGAAATTCTTAGATTTTTAGACTGAGTTTCAGAAGATTAGCTATCCTAAATGTAAGAAAATTTATAATTGGACATGTAATTTAGAACAATATACACTCCTAATGTTTTCCTGCatgaaaatactattttttggccatttttatataaaaacgAAATAGAAAAGtgttatttatataatatattgtatttaagttgtatttatataaaaatcaTTTGGAACAGGCTTAAAATGtagagaaattttattttattgaaaggTGTCACAACAGCTTTCCTTAGTGTTCATGTGTAATAATAGAATACCAGCTCTTTATAATAGTTGAGATTATTAGCACCATAAATGGATATAAggtttctgatttttaaacatGTGAGTGGTTATGTAAATAATCCACCTGTATTCATTAGTACACAGGCTGACAATAAACAACTTCAACTTGTATGTGCCAAGTAAACCACATAGGACAATTTCTTCAACCTGTTTTACCAAATTCACAGTTGACAGTGAAGTGACCTTGACAGACAGCACCTCTGGAGGGAAAAGCTACAAGATGCTCCcattattgctttttttgtttgtttttaaagtacaGCTAGTGCAATGGTtgattttggtttggggttttttaacacAGTGAACAGATTGCAGCACAAATCACAACTCTAGCTCTAGTACCTCTTGCACATATGCAGCAAACCATAACACTCAGTTACCTGACAAAATATCAGTTAAAGTGTCATCCTGAAAGTTTTACAATATAAAAGCCAACTCCTGCTAATTGTGAAGAATTTCTATGAAAACGACACCAAATTTGCAAAGACCAGTAGAAACTACAGCACCAAAGGTTTCTCAGTTTGTTATTGTAGTATGCTGCATGGCGTTTGCAGAACTGGACCCTGAAGCTACAGAACAATGCCATCTTATCAGCTTCTTGTCATGCACGCATTACAGCATTCTCATATTACCTTGGAGGGTCCCTCAAGGGACCAATGTCTTTTCTTGCCTAGTCTTTCCAAGGTTGGATTTACAGCTCCAATTGACATAAAGAGCTATGGATACCCAAGATCCAACCTAGGAGAAGTCCTGCAAGAAAAGCTGTCAGCTGACAAGGAAGAAACCATATTGCAGCCAAAATGAGGTCCTGTGCTGTTTTTAGGGGAAGTCTTAAAAGTTTTCAAAGTCACATGGAAAGCATGAGAACCACAGCCATCAAAccattatttctgcttttactttcaGGTTCCTTGGTATAACCCTGACCTCAAAAGCTAGCAGAACCTTTTTCACATCTCACATATACTGCCCTGAatcatgaaaataaacacaaacaaatgtGCTAAACATTTAAGAAGCAAGAATTGATTCCTGAGGGAAAAGAATTATGTCCTACCATGTTaggctttaaaattattttcaagtacTAATTGTGCAAAGATGTGTCTGACAAGAATGCCTTTGGCTTTAGGGTTAATTATGAAGCTCTCTCAAATGTAAATTCTACTCTTCTGTATTGAGCCATTTAGAAAATACAATTAGTAGAAGCAGATGTAGTTAGACAAGAGTCTAAAGCAGCACAGGCTTCAGCATAAGCACCATTGCCATTTTCAGTGGCAACAAACGGAAACAGGTGGAATGTAAACCCAGTTTTTACAGAAGTAACAAAGCACTGCTAAGTTATTCAAAATGTAAAGAGGGGTTGGAATTCAGTAATATTGTTTAAGGTTCATACACAATCACTTCAATGGCAGAGGTAAAAGTAAGCAGGGAGATAAACTTCCTCTTGGTATTCTCAGCACACCTGCcatctttaataaaaaatttagaaagcaAACAGTCCCACTTATCTTAAATATGACTCACACACCTGAAGTAACACCCAATTGTATGCTCTGTTGAATTGGAACACAGCTCTCTGATGAGCGGTTTTACAGAGATCTGCCTTTTCAGCTCCATTTATAGTTTTGATTTGTAAGTGACCTTCACTTTCTAGCTATTGCCACCTTTAGTACTGCACTGTCAGTCCAAAAGAAGCTCAAAAGGACAGGTAGAGATGGCTCACAGCCATCTGTACTGTACAAATGCAACCTGGTTTGCCTTCTGAATCCAATATTACTTATGCCAGAGAAACCCTTTCCACACCCATGTGCCTGCGTGGTGCCTGACCCCAACTGCTCGagatgcttttatttcagactCATTTCTGAccacttttaattaaaaaaaaaaacaaccaaaaaactcAAAAGTCATCTTCAAACATATTTCAAAGATACTTTGTGAAAACTGAACTCATTTGGCACAAAGGAGCATCTTCTGTAGTAATTATTTGCAGTGTCACAAATGCTAACTTCCTAAAGACCACATTATGCTGAGAGAAAATGCAAGAGctaacattattattttttaggcACAGCTTGAAAGAAGAATATTTCTCCTAGAAGAAACCCATGCACAGACACCTTAAAACATCTCTGGTACTGTATCCAAGGAATCTGAAATTTTTTCATTGCCATTTACCAGACCTAAAACCAGTTATATTTAACCATATAGACAGCAAGTAAAGGACAAAAGCACTCACTCCTCATCCAGCAGAAGGACTGGGTCAACCACTACAGAACCATTTTTAAGAATGCAAAAACTAACTATAATAGTATAATACAGCATCTTTTTTCAACTGTAGTACAGATAAGACTGCATGTAACATGCAGccaatataattttaattcatgAAGTGACACACTGCTCCTCCCAGTAAGAAGTGATCTTCTCTTCCCACCTAGTTTGCATCTTAAAGGTCAGTACACAGCCAAGagccacagaaaacaaacagctcaACATGTGCTCAACTCCACgttctttgcaattaaaaaattttcCTTGACAACAACTCAAacctttgtgggtttttaatcACTGACTTACAGTAGAAAGAAGGAGTCCTCAACACCAGTATTTCATGTACATGTTAGAGACTACACAGTATTACttcatctttaaaaatcattcagGCATTGAAAGTTTAGTTAGGAAAGATGAGTTCAAAACTGGAAAGCTTCCTTGCAATACATGAGCTACCTGTATCCAGCCTGACATTCTTATGTGCTGCTTTCTAGGTTAGTAAGATTTAATCATATGGTTAAATCCATGGAAACTGAAGCCAACTAGAAAAAAGCTTCAGTATTTAAGCATTGCAGCACTTTGTTCTTCTTTTAGAAACTATTAATGGCAGCTTGTAGGAACAACTTCTAAAAGactgtaaataatatttaagcACTTTAATCTCCAAGCATTTTTCACTgagttgggttttgtttttatatagGAAGTTATGGATGAGAGCCAGCAGAGATACACATCTGTACCATGGAATGGTGTGCTTAATACTGCTGCTTCCTTATAGGCTTTCCTtatagttggtttttttttccagaactaTTACACAATTTAAATCTACACTTCTTACAAGTTAGGTATAGTTTTAGCTCCATTTCATGCAAAAAGCAATATATGATCACCATCTACTTCAGtgttttcatcttctttccttttccttataAATACTACAAGTGCCTTTGTCTATATTCTCTGTTTCACAGCTCTTCTCTCTGGATTCTAAGAAATGTCACAGAGTGGCACATGAAGACTTACTTATAAGCAAAGCTACTTGAATGGCATGCCAGGGTATTTTTCTCATGTGTACTTAAGCAGCAATACTCATTTGAATGATGCCTAATAGGAGTATTTACTTTTAAGATCCCTCTTCTCAGTAACTGAATTAAGACATTAATTTTACAATGCCTGGAATAG
Above is a window of Motacilla alba alba isolate MOTALB_02 chromosome 4, Motacilla_alba_V1.0_pri, whole genome shotgun sequence DNA encoding:
- the LOC119700765 gene encoding cytochrome P450 2U1, whose product is MAGTSAEARTWLLRPPTATELLLVAVCWLGCFWLLRRRPRALSGLPPGPAPWPLVGNFAFALLPPPLLRRWAVDVKGDRLSPAFSPHVFLTGLTKMYGSIFRLFVGNRPFIILNTFGAVREALVQKAEVFSDRPSVPIVLMITHHKGVIFAPYGPVWKQQRKFSLSTLRHFGVGRHSLEPKIIEELNFVKEEMLKHGKDSFNPFPIIRNAVSNVICSMAFGKRFNYEDDEFKTMLKNMARALELSVNSYMILVNICPWLYYLPFGPFRELRQTELDITAFLKRIIAQHRDTLDAANPRDFIDMYFIHAEEEKNNKESSFNDDYLFFIIGDLFIAGTDTTSNTLLWCLLYMSLYPEVQEKVHAEIEEVLGRDKVPSLAHKAQMPFTEATIMEVQRMTAVVPLSIPRMASETAVLQGYTIPKGSVIVPNLWSVHRDPNIWEKPDEFQPSRFLDENGQLIKKESFIPFGMGKRVCMGEQLAKMELFLIFSSLMQSFTFMFPENVAKPSMEGRFGLTLAPCPFNIIALKK